From Mercenaria mercenaria strain notata chromosome 17, MADL_Memer_1, whole genome shotgun sequence, the proteins below share one genomic window:
- the LOC123537297 gene encoding rho GTPase-activating protein 39-like isoform X4, whose product MAERWEWVEIIEPRTREHMYANLTSGECVWDPPPGVKIKKTDDNQWWELFDPNTSRFYYYNATSQKTVWHRPQNCDIIPLAKLQTLKQNTEVRDELSAPKREISTQTPLPTPRREHHVRTGSLKETSGQPVTSPHPGRKHRYSRQDSSSSLSSSGHYDSFKDRATGERASAEQIRRRGSHSGSHSSHSSTQAGYSSSPSFQSGIGRRESYEMLPRGVDSPRLQRTHSAVHRSESTHSGGLPTRSSSYRYPESRMRDESPHYARDDSYIYQGHGHGFSRGAAYHRGSGSDKEYMYASSRSETYTPPNRHDSFTPPPLHSREGSFHDSIHSREGSVHDHERLYSPVTVQSSNSSSSYRQDNLYSPVLNMSRQEVERSSQFSPVNTGTPTPTRELQTDRMYSPVIPQSGSRDECLAFSQDILCQQQGGHVSPSPSKPKLRFPRTNPTYIGVNRRDGNTAYKKINVEQALLEPGASEGQGDSAAMQTSQIHPEYFETNFYRHERSDSDGSYSSGRLGPDRKDSQVSHSLRSRELSDSQSSQGSIRNMSDVQSEGSLRNMQDSAVSFQDSISSRGSNKSYPDRDYKERTSDNQFSHVTNNQYLQNTSKDVGDDEDSEPEYANLPNIPPPMKIEEITNTKVTELAQIPKFHLNDENNLKNVLKERNSNIEISEFNDDLRNGDGSVTLELTRELNGTAEDEDDEEEEDDDDDDDHMIDLMQSSQFSEDQGFEDTENTNLYPGTQFLGGLPTGLAVETQHASLKRKKHEKGGEATDGSPGSERHSAQLDMTHRPLSMVVPSQSDASMPVSSSIGSLSRQGRAGTCPPISHSKHLSPKQKLPSDSDIENYAQQHLNKHKKGLFGKNVPLTNMLKWSKDPITKPMLRTADKNVKKEAVEVFKLIQSYMGDRKTKLTQSQLALEITTKGWTMGPDLRDEIFIQICRQTTDNRKEDSLQRGWELMAILLNFFPPTHKFYSYLEGYISRHIDPKYDLENFSLARWCKTHGIRYTDIIDDEHYNHVPIHHFAEHCQRRLERTMQSGAKRGVRKPSVDEIEQAKKSIYCPSMFGSTLEDVMKMQRDHYPERRLPWIQTSLSEWVLRLNGAQTEGIFRVPGDIDEVNALKIHCDQWKPPTECNDPHIPASLLKLWYRELESPLIPDSFYEDCIANYTNAEAAVAVVNRLPEINRLVLAYLIRFLQVFAAPENALVTKMDVNNLAMVMAPNCLRCESQDPRIIFENTRKEMGFIRTLIQNLDTSFMEGIE is encoded by the exons AGAAGAGAGCACCATGTGAGGACTGGTTCCCTGAAAGAGACGTCCGGTCAACCAGTTACAAGTCCTCATCCGGGAAGAAAG CATCGATACAGTCGACAAGATTCCAGTTCTTCTTTAAGTAGCTCTGGTCACTATGATAGCTTCAAAGACCGAGCTACTGGGGAGCGGGCTAGTGCCGAGCAGATCCGCCGACGAGGCTCACACTCTGGTTCGCATTCGTCTCATTCATCAACCCAGGCTGGCTACTCATCAAGCCCATCATTTCAGTCTGGCATCGGACGTAGAGAATCATATGAAATGTTGCCAAGAGGGGTTGATTCGCCTCGATTACAGCGAACACATTCGGCTGTCCATCGTAGTGAAAGTACACATAGTGGAGGACTTCCAACAAGATCAAGCAGTTACAGATATCCAGAAAGTAGGATGAGAGATGAATCACCACATTATGCAAGAGATGATTCATACATATATCAAGGGCATGGGCACGGTTTTTCAAGGGGTGCTGCATATCATAGAGGCAGTGGTAGTGATAAGGAATATATGTATGCTAGTAGTCGGTCAGAAACTTACACCCCGCCTAACAGACATGATTCTTTTACCCCTCCCCCGTTACATTCACGTGAGGGATCTTTCCATGACTCAATTCATTCTCGAGAAGGTTCTGTACATGATCATGAACGTTTGTATAGCCCCGTCACTGTTCAGTCATCTAATTCATCATCAAGTTATAGACAAGATAATTTATATAGTCCGGTGTTAAATATGTCCCGACAGGAAGTTGAACGAAGTTCTCAATTTAGCCCAGTGAATACAGGCACTCCGACTCCAACAAGGGAGTTGCAGACTGATCGTATGTATAGTCCAGTAATTCCTCAGTCAGGGTCGAGGGATGAATGTTTGGCATTTAGCCAGGATATTCTGTGTCAGCAGCAAGGTGGACATGTAAGTCCATCGCCAAGTAAACCAAAACTACGATTTCCTAGAACAAATCCAACATACATAGGCGTAAATAGACGTGATGGTAATACCGCGTATAAGAAAATTAATGTTGAACAAGCTCTGCTTGAACCTGGTGCTAGtgaaggtcaaggtgacagtgctGCAATGCAGACATCACAAATTCATCctgaatattttgaaacaaacttTTATCGACATGAACGATCAGATAGTGATGGTTCCTATTCGTCAGGACGATTAGGGCCTGATCGCAAAGACAGTCAAGTTTCTCATTCATTACGCAGTCGAGAGTTGTCTGACTCTCAGTCCTCCCAGGGTTCCATTCGAAATATGTCAGACGTTCAGTCTGAAGGTTCGTTAAGAAACATGCAAGATAGTGCAGTGTCTTTTCAAGACTCTATTTCTTCCCGCGGTTCAAACAAAAGTTATCCGGACCGTGATTATAAAGAACGGACTAGTGATAATCAGTTTTCTCACGTAACAAATAACCAGTATTTACAAAATACATCAAAAGATGTAGGGGACGATGAAGATTCAGAACCAGAATATGCAAATTTACCAAATATTCCACCACCAATGAAAATAGAGGAAATTACGAATACCAAAGTGACAGAATTGGCTCAGATTCCAAAATTTCACCTCAATGAcgaaaacaatttgaaaaatgtgttaaaagAAAGAAACTCTAATATAGAAATTAGTGAATTTAATGATGATTTGCGAAATGGTGATGGCTCAGTTACTTTGGAATTGACGCGGGAGTTGAATGGAACGGCGGAGGATGAGGATGATGAGGAAGaggaagatgatgatgatgatgatgatcatatGATTGATCTGATGCAAAGTTCGCAGTTCTCAGAAG atcaaGGGTTTGAAGACACAGAGAACACAAATCTATATCCTGGCACACAGTTCCTGGGCGGACTCCCAACAGGCCTTGCAGTCGAGACACAACATGCCTCATTAAAACGCAAGAAACATGAGAAAGGTGGGGAAGCCACAGACGGGAGTCCTGGGTCAGAGCGACACTCTGCTCAGTTAGACATGACTCACAGACCACTGTCTATGGTGGTACCGAGCCAGTCTGACGCCAGTATGCCTGTCTCATCTAGTATAGGATCTTTGAGTAGACAG gGTCGAGCAGGCACCTGTCCACCAATTagtcatagcaagcacctgtcTCCTAAACAGAAACTGCCGTCAGACAGTGACATAGAGAACTATGCTCAACAACACCTCAATAAACATAAGAAGGGCCTTTTTGGCAAGAATGTTCCACTTACGAACATGTTGAAGTggtcaaag GATCCAATTACAAAGCCAATGTTGAGAACGGCAGACAAGAATGTGAAGAAAGAAGCAGTAGAAGTGTTTAA ACTGATCCAGTCGTACATGGGTGACAGGAAGACTAAGTTGACCCAGTCACAGCTGGCTCTTGAGATAACCACAAAAGGTTGGACAATGGGCCCAGACTTGAGAGATGAAATCTTCATACAGATCTGTAGACAGACCACTGATAATAGAAAAGA GGACAGCTTACAGAGAGGCTGGGAGCTGATGGCTATACTTCTCAATTTCTTCCCACCTACACACAAGTTCTATTCCTATCTAGAGGGTTATATATCCAGACATATAGATCCCAAATATGACCTAGAAAAT TTTAGCCTAGCTCGTTGGTGCAAGACTCACGGTATACGATACACCGACATCATTGACGATGAACATTATAATCAT GTGCCTATCCATCACTTTGCTGAACATTGTCAAAGACGACTAGAGAGGACCATGCAATCTGGGGCCAAAAGAGGGGTCAGAAAACCCTCTGTAGATGAAATAGAACAAGCAAAG aaatccaTATACTGTCCCTCGATGTTTGGAAGTACCCTGGAGGATGTAATGAAGATGCAGAGAGATCACTATCCCGAGAGACGGTTACCATGGATACAGACTTCACTGTCAGAATGGGTGCTGCGGCTCAATGGTGCTCAAACTGAAGGCATCTTCAG AGTACCTGGTGATATTGATGAAGTGAATGCATTGAAGATTCATTGTGATCAATGGAAGCCACCAACAGAATGTAATGATCCACATATTCCGGCCTCGTTACTCAAATTGTGGTACCGAGAACTTGAATCTCCGCTCATTCCTGACAGCTTTTACGAAGATTGCATCGCTAATTACACAAATGCTGAGGCTGCTGTTGCCGTTGTCAACCGACTTCCAGAAATCAACCGACTTGTACTGGCTTATCTTATAAGGTTTTTGCAG gTTTTTGCAGCCCCAGAAAATGCTTTAGTGACCAAGATGGACGTGAACAATCTTGCAATGGTGATGGCGCCAAACTGCTTGCGATGCGAGTCTCAGGATCCACGAATCATTTTTGAAAACACTCGGAAAGAAATGGGATTTATTAGAACTTTAATACAAAATTTGGACACAAGTTTTATGGAAGGAATAGAAtga
- the LOC123537297 gene encoding rho GTPase-activating protein 39-like isoform X5, translating to MKARWEWVEIIEPRTREHMYANLTSGECVWDPPPGVKIKKTDDNQWWELFDPNTSRFYYYNATSQKTVWHRPQNCDIIPLAKLQTLKQNTEVRDELSAPKREISTQTPLPTPRREHHVRTGSLKETSGQPVTSPHPGRKHRYSRQDSSSSLSSSGHYDSFKDRATGERASAEQIRRRGSHSGSHSSHSSTQAGYSSSPSFQSGIGRRESYEMLPRGVDSPRLQRTHSAVHRSESTHSGGLPTRSSSYRYPESRMRDESPHYARDDSYIYQGHGHGFSRGAAYHRGSGSDKEYMYASSRSETYTPPNRHDSFTPPPLHSREGSFHDSIHSREGSVHDHERLYSPVTVQSSNSSSSYRQDNLYSPVLNMSRQEVERSSQFSPVNTGTPTPTRELQTDRMYSPVIPQSGSRDECLAFSQDILCQQQGGHVSPSPSKPKLRFPRTNPTYIGVNRRDGNTAYKKINVEQALLEPGASEGQGDSAAMQTSQIHPEYFETNFYRHERSDSDGSYSSGRLGPDRKDSQVSHSLRSRELSDSQSSQGSIRNMSDVQSEGSLRNMQDSAVSFQDSISSRGSNKSYPDRDYKERTSDNQFSHVTNNQYLQNTSKDVGDDEDSEPEYANLPNIPPPMKIEEITNTKVTELAQIPKFHLNDENNLKNVLKERNSNIEISEFNDDLRNGDGSVTLELTRELNGTAEDEDDEEEEDDDDDDDHMIDLMQSSQFSEDQGFEDTENTNLYPGTQFLGGLPTGLAVETQHASLKRKKHEKGGEATDGSPGSERHSAQLDMTHRPLSMVVPSQSDASMPVSSSIGSLSRQGRAGTCPPISHSKHLSPKQKLPSDSDIENYAQQHLNKHKKGLFGKNVPLTNMLKWSKDPITKPMLRTADKNVKKEAVEVFKLIQSYMGDRKTKLTQSQLALEITTKGWTMGPDLRDEIFIQICRQTTDNRKEDSLQRGWELMAILLNFFPPTHKFYSYLEGYISRHIDPKYDLENFSLARWCKTHGIRYTDIIDDEHYNHVPIHHFAEHCQRRLERTMQSGAKRGVRKPSVDEIEQAKKSIYCPSMFGSTLEDVMKMQRDHYPERRLPWIQTSLSEWVLRLNGAQTEGIFRVPGDIDEVNALKIHCDQWKPPTECNDPHIPASLLKLWYRELESPLIPDSFYEDCIANYTNAEAAVAVVNRLPEINRLVLAYLIRFLQVFAAPENALVTKMDVNNLAMVMAPNCLRCESQDPRIIFENTRKEMGFIRTLIQNLDTSFMEGIE from the exons AGAAGAGAGCACCATGTGAGGACTGGTTCCCTGAAAGAGACGTCCGGTCAACCAGTTACAAGTCCTCATCCGGGAAGAAAG CATCGATACAGTCGACAAGATTCCAGTTCTTCTTTAAGTAGCTCTGGTCACTATGATAGCTTCAAAGACCGAGCTACTGGGGAGCGGGCTAGTGCCGAGCAGATCCGCCGACGAGGCTCACACTCTGGTTCGCATTCGTCTCATTCATCAACCCAGGCTGGCTACTCATCAAGCCCATCATTTCAGTCTGGCATCGGACGTAGAGAATCATATGAAATGTTGCCAAGAGGGGTTGATTCGCCTCGATTACAGCGAACACATTCGGCTGTCCATCGTAGTGAAAGTACACATAGTGGAGGACTTCCAACAAGATCAAGCAGTTACAGATATCCAGAAAGTAGGATGAGAGATGAATCACCACATTATGCAAGAGATGATTCATACATATATCAAGGGCATGGGCACGGTTTTTCAAGGGGTGCTGCATATCATAGAGGCAGTGGTAGTGATAAGGAATATATGTATGCTAGTAGTCGGTCAGAAACTTACACCCCGCCTAACAGACATGATTCTTTTACCCCTCCCCCGTTACATTCACGTGAGGGATCTTTCCATGACTCAATTCATTCTCGAGAAGGTTCTGTACATGATCATGAACGTTTGTATAGCCCCGTCACTGTTCAGTCATCTAATTCATCATCAAGTTATAGACAAGATAATTTATATAGTCCGGTGTTAAATATGTCCCGACAGGAAGTTGAACGAAGTTCTCAATTTAGCCCAGTGAATACAGGCACTCCGACTCCAACAAGGGAGTTGCAGACTGATCGTATGTATAGTCCAGTAATTCCTCAGTCAGGGTCGAGGGATGAATGTTTGGCATTTAGCCAGGATATTCTGTGTCAGCAGCAAGGTGGACATGTAAGTCCATCGCCAAGTAAACCAAAACTACGATTTCCTAGAACAAATCCAACATACATAGGCGTAAATAGACGTGATGGTAATACCGCGTATAAGAAAATTAATGTTGAACAAGCTCTGCTTGAACCTGGTGCTAGtgaaggtcaaggtgacagtgctGCAATGCAGACATCACAAATTCATCctgaatattttgaaacaaacttTTATCGACATGAACGATCAGATAGTGATGGTTCCTATTCGTCAGGACGATTAGGGCCTGATCGCAAAGACAGTCAAGTTTCTCATTCATTACGCAGTCGAGAGTTGTCTGACTCTCAGTCCTCCCAGGGTTCCATTCGAAATATGTCAGACGTTCAGTCTGAAGGTTCGTTAAGAAACATGCAAGATAGTGCAGTGTCTTTTCAAGACTCTATTTCTTCCCGCGGTTCAAACAAAAGTTATCCGGACCGTGATTATAAAGAACGGACTAGTGATAATCAGTTTTCTCACGTAACAAATAACCAGTATTTACAAAATACATCAAAAGATGTAGGGGACGATGAAGATTCAGAACCAGAATATGCAAATTTACCAAATATTCCACCACCAATGAAAATAGAGGAAATTACGAATACCAAAGTGACAGAATTGGCTCAGATTCCAAAATTTCACCTCAATGAcgaaaacaatttgaaaaatgtgttaaaagAAAGAAACTCTAATATAGAAATTAGTGAATTTAATGATGATTTGCGAAATGGTGATGGCTCAGTTACTTTGGAATTGACGCGGGAGTTGAATGGAACGGCGGAGGATGAGGATGATGAGGAAGaggaagatgatgatgatgatgatgatcatatGATTGATCTGATGCAAAGTTCGCAGTTCTCAGAAG atcaaGGGTTTGAAGACACAGAGAACACAAATCTATATCCTGGCACACAGTTCCTGGGCGGACTCCCAACAGGCCTTGCAGTCGAGACACAACATGCCTCATTAAAACGCAAGAAACATGAGAAAGGTGGGGAAGCCACAGACGGGAGTCCTGGGTCAGAGCGACACTCTGCTCAGTTAGACATGACTCACAGACCACTGTCTATGGTGGTACCGAGCCAGTCTGACGCCAGTATGCCTGTCTCATCTAGTATAGGATCTTTGAGTAGACAG gGTCGAGCAGGCACCTGTCCACCAATTagtcatagcaagcacctgtcTCCTAAACAGAAACTGCCGTCAGACAGTGACATAGAGAACTATGCTCAACAACACCTCAATAAACATAAGAAGGGCCTTTTTGGCAAGAATGTTCCACTTACGAACATGTTGAAGTggtcaaag GATCCAATTACAAAGCCAATGTTGAGAACGGCAGACAAGAATGTGAAGAAAGAAGCAGTAGAAGTGTTTAA ACTGATCCAGTCGTACATGGGTGACAGGAAGACTAAGTTGACCCAGTCACAGCTGGCTCTTGAGATAACCACAAAAGGTTGGACAATGGGCCCAGACTTGAGAGATGAAATCTTCATACAGATCTGTAGACAGACCACTGATAATAGAAAAGA GGACAGCTTACAGAGAGGCTGGGAGCTGATGGCTATACTTCTCAATTTCTTCCCACCTACACACAAGTTCTATTCCTATCTAGAGGGTTATATATCCAGACATATAGATCCCAAATATGACCTAGAAAAT TTTAGCCTAGCTCGTTGGTGCAAGACTCACGGTATACGATACACCGACATCATTGACGATGAACATTATAATCAT GTGCCTATCCATCACTTTGCTGAACATTGTCAAAGACGACTAGAGAGGACCATGCAATCTGGGGCCAAAAGAGGGGTCAGAAAACCCTCTGTAGATGAAATAGAACAAGCAAAG aaatccaTATACTGTCCCTCGATGTTTGGAAGTACCCTGGAGGATGTAATGAAGATGCAGAGAGATCACTATCCCGAGAGACGGTTACCATGGATACAGACTTCACTGTCAGAATGGGTGCTGCGGCTCAATGGTGCTCAAACTGAAGGCATCTTCAG AGTACCTGGTGATATTGATGAAGTGAATGCATTGAAGATTCATTGTGATCAATGGAAGCCACCAACAGAATGTAATGATCCACATATTCCGGCCTCGTTACTCAAATTGTGGTACCGAGAACTTGAATCTCCGCTCATTCCTGACAGCTTTTACGAAGATTGCATCGCTAATTACACAAATGCTGAGGCTGCTGTTGCCGTTGTCAACCGACTTCCAGAAATCAACCGACTTGTACTGGCTTATCTTATAAGGTTTTTGCAG gTTTTTGCAGCCCCAGAAAATGCTTTAGTGACCAAGATGGACGTGAACAATCTTGCAATGGTGATGGCGCCAAACTGCTTGCGATGCGAGTCTCAGGATCCACGAATCATTTTTGAAAACACTCGGAAAGAAATGGGATTTATTAGAACTTTAATACAAAATTTGGACACAAGTTTTATGGAAGGAATAGAAtga